The Colletotrichum higginsianum IMI 349063 chromosome 2, whole genome shotgun sequence genome has a segment encoding these proteins:
- a CDS encoding Glycoside hydrolase family 16 protein: protein MRFSTLIAAAVFAVCASAVPAPLPQRSAKITAPKAGVYTIPEGGTYSNRMTWDFSKLADGAKIPDGLRVSGYPVSNTHVFAVQNTFIKGGYLNLKVDGGQKAMPYKSAEVVTTVTNIKYASVRTVAIFTENPGVCNGIFFYKNDNQETDIEWLSDAASQSNAGKRQVWFANQSTGSKSPKSFKAVPPPANPTSTEHEYRIDWLPGVVRFFVDGVQTWETKQSVPNVPGPWVFNNWANGDKGWSAGPPAKDAIFRIKEIDMYYNTA, encoded by the exons ATGCGCTTCTCCACCCTCATCGCCGCGGCTGTCTTCGCCGTCTGCGCCTCGGCGGTCCCTGCCCCGCTCCCTCAGCGGTCTGCAAAGATCACAGCCCCCAAGGCCGGCGTTTACACCATCCCCGAAGGCGGGACGTACTCCAACAGGATGACCTGGGACTTCAGCAAGCTCGCAGACGGCGCAAAGATCCCCGACGGCCTGCGCGTGAGCGGCTACCCGGTCAGCAACACGCACGTCTTCGCCGTGCAGAACACCTTCATCAAGGGCGGCTACCTCAAcctcaaggtcgacggcggccagaagGCTATGCCGTACAAGtccgccgaggtcgtcacCACCGTGACCAACATCAAGTACGCCTCTGTCCGGACCGTCGCCATCTTCACCGAGAATCCCGGCGTCTGCAATG GCATCTTCTTCTACAAAAACGACAACCAGGAGACGGACATTGAGTGGCTCTCAGACGCAGCATCCCAGAGCAACGCCGGTAAACGCCAGGTCTGGTTCGCGAACCAGTCCACCGGCAGCAAGTCCCCAAAGTCCTTCAAGGCCgtaccgccgccggcgaacCCGACGTCTACCGAGCATGAGTACCGCATCGACTGGCTTCCCGGCGTTGTCCGCTTCtttgtcgacggcgtccagACCTGGGAGACCAAGCAGAGCGTGCCCAACGTGCCCGGACCTTGGGTCTTCAACAACTGGGCCAACGGAGACAAGGGCTGGAGCGCCGGCCCTCCGGCGAAGGATGCCATCTTCAGGATCAAGGAGATCGACATGTACTACAACACCGCATAA